In Phyllopteryx taeniolatus isolate TA_2022b chromosome 13, UOR_Ptae_1.2, whole genome shotgun sequence, the following are encoded in one genomic region:
- the adam15 gene encoding disintegrin and metalloproteinase domain-containing protein 15 isoform X3, with protein MKQLFPPLSLLLLISAGVAFTDARSLNPTHGPDTAGSVRWWSPPLERTRPFVLVGGQRRSLKEALQDGHPEHLQCGLEVRGEVLVLDLQKNRDLLPKAPNIFFYLPNGTGVSLTGDPVTHCYYHGNVRGFPSSRVAISTCSGLRGVIAVNASLSFEVQPQELRHNGEGGEASAGGGEYVGHHLIFSSGPVADEANKRDLLSETKYIELVLVADHQEFLNYQKNNKTIIYRMLDVANQVDWFYRPLKVRVALTGLEVWSDRDKIRVEKNPSATLNNFLLWRTRELLPRLSHDNAQLVMGSALDGTTVGMAAQASMCSRDRSGGVNVDHLVSVLGVASTVAHELGHNLGMSHDTRERRCHCTNQPRMGGCIMEPSTGFLPGQQFSSCSASDLSVSLLRGGGMCLFNVPPPERLLGGPRCGNLYVEPGEECDCGLLEECQDPCCNASTCRLHPGARCSADGVCCQDCELRAAGSVCREPIGECDLPEFCTGSSPFCPPNVYVQNGEPCEDGATYCYSGACASMRTQCQTLWGPNATAAPAVCFSSVNKQGNKYGNCGQLSNGSYATCAHKSVRHTECVCMYVCACIDLVLSALPSPLPTCGGTSVLCVLRCSDVQCGRIQCQGGLERPLLGTNTEILTTTVRFELHDLVCRGTFFHLGDDVSDPASVAQGTACGPDKACLDNKCQDVSVLGVDECRRKCNGHGVCNSNNNCHCRPGWAPPDCAYAGHGGSVDSGPARAAAESDPVLVALLVLFLFVVPALLLFLALRLPRVRRACLTLGDNKLFRKSSHNRTPATERSSERNVDQVRPLRFHVNAPETPPLKELLDRPAPPTKPLPPTPPLNPSPQRPAPPTKPLPPAPPTRGVQPLASQPAPPTKPLPPDPVPPSQASAPSKPAEPKKPLLLPPPTHLATASCTASANSRGGRRPPSRPTIPPRPERR; from the exons tcgctgctgctgctgatcaGCGCTGGCGTTGCGTTCACGGACGCCAGGTCCTTGAACCCAACGCACGGCCCGGACACCGCAG GTAGTGTGCGATGGTGGAGCCCCCCGCTGGAGAGAACTCGACCCTTCGTGCTAGTGGGTGGGCAGAGGCGGAGCCTGAAGGAGGCACTGCAG GACGGTCACCCGGAGCATCTGCAGTGTGGCCTGGAGGTCAGAGGTGAGGTCCTCGTGTTGGACCTGCAGAAGAACCG CGACCTCCTGCCCAAAGCGCCAAACATTTTCTTCTACCTCCCCAACGGCACCGGAGTGTCCCTGACGGGCGACCCCGTG ACGCATTGTTATTACCATGGGAACGTAAGAGGATTCCCGAGCTCTCGAGTGGCAATCAGCACCTGCTCAGGACTCCG CGGCGTGATCGCCGTCAACGCCTCGCTGAGTTTTGAGGTTCAGCCGCAGGAGCTCCGCCACAATGGCGAAGGAGGCGAGGCCAGCGCAGGTGGAGGAGAATATGTGGGACACCACCTGATCTTTTCAAGTGGTCCTGTGGCGGACGAGGCG AACAAGCGGGATCTCCTGTCCGAGACAAAATACATCGAGCTGGTTCTGGTGGCGGACCACCAGGAG TTCTTGAACTACCAGAAGAACAACAAGACCATCATCTACCGCATGCTGGATGTGGCCAATCAGGTGGACTGG ttctACCGCCCTCTGAAGGTGCGCGTGGCACTGACTGGTTTGGAGGTCTGGAGCGACCGGGACAAAATCCGCGTGGAGAAGAACCCGAGCGCCACACTCAACAACTTCCTGCTCTGGCGGACAAGGGAGCTCCTGCCACGCCTTAGTCACGACAACGCGCAGCTCGTCAT GGGCAGTGCCTTGGATGGCACCACAGTGGGCATGGCGGCGCAGGCGTCCATGTGCTCCAGAGACCGCTCGGGAGGCGTCAACGTG GACCACCTGGTCAGTGTTCTGGGCGTGGCGTCCACGGTGGCTCACGAGCTGGGACACAATCTGGGCATGAGCCACGACACCCGCGAGCGCCGATGCCACTGCACCAACCAGCCTCGCATGGGCGGCTGCATCATGGAACCCTCCACCGG GTTTCTGCCGGGTCAGCAGTTCAGCAGCTGCAGCGCGTCCGACCTGTCTGTCAGTCTGCTTCGGGGCGGCGGCATGTGTCTGTTCAACGTGCCGCCGCCCGAGCGCCTCCTGGGCGGGCCCCGCTGCGGCAACCTCTACGTGGAGCCCGGCGAGGAGTGCGACTGCGGCCTGCTCGAG GAGTGCCAGGACCCCTGCTGCAACGCGTCCACGTGTCGACTGCACCCCGGCGCCCGGTGCTCGGCCGACGGCGTCTGCTGCCAGGACTGCGAG CTGCGGGCGGCGGGGTCCGTGTGCCGGGAGCCCATCGGAGAGTGCGACCTACCCGAGTTCTGCACGGGCTCCTCCCCCTTCTGCCCGCCCAATGTCTATGTTCAGAACGGCGAGCCCTGTGAGGATGGCGCCACCTACTGCTACAGCGGCGCCTGCGCCAGCATGCGCACGCAGTGCCAGACGCTTTGGGGACCGA ACGCCACCGCTGCACCGGCTGTCTGCTTCTCGTCCGTCAACAAACAAGGAAATAAATACGGAAACTGCGGGCAGCTTAGCAACGGGTCGTATGCCACCTGCGCACACAAGTCAGTCAGAcacactgagtgtgtgtgtatgtatgtgtgtgcatgcatagaTCTTGTCTTGTCTGCTCTGCCATCCCCGCTGCCCACGTGTGGGGGCACGTCCGTACTTTGCGTGTTGCGTTGCAGTGACGTGCAGTGCGGCAGGATCCAGTGTCAGGGTGGCCTTGAGCGCCCCCTGCTGGGCACAAACACCGAGATCCTGACCACCACGGTGCGCTTCGAGCTCCACGACCTGGTGTGCCGCGGGACGTTTTTCCACCTGGGAGACGACGTGTCCGACCCCGCTTCCGTGGCGCAGGGCACCGCCTGCGGCCCCGACAAG GCCTGCTTGGACAACAAGTGTCAGGACGTGTCCGTCTTGGGCGTGGACGAGTGCCGCAGGAAATGCAACGGCCACGGC GTctgcaacagcaacaacaactgcCACTGCCGACCGGGATGGGCGCCGCCCGACTGCGCGTATGCCGGGCACGGGGGCAGCGTGGACAGCGGACCCGCACGCGCCGCCGCAG agTCGGATCCGGTCCTGGTGGCCCTGCTGGTGCTCTTCCTCTTTGTCGTGCCAGcacttctcctcttcctcgctCTTCGCCTCCCTCGTGTGCGTCGCGCGTGTTTGACTTTGGGAGACAACAAACTCTTTCGCAAATCCTCACATAACCG GACCCCGGCGACGGAGCGCAGTTCAGAGCGCAACGTGGATCAAGTCCGGCCGCTGAGGTTCCACGTCAACGCCCCCGAGACTCCGCCCCTCAAGGAG CTTCTTGACAGACCTGCTCCTCCCACTAAGCcactcccccccacccctccactaAACCCCTCGCCGCAG CGTCCGGCTCCGCCTACAAAGCCTCTTCCACCCGCCCCTCCCACCAGAGGTGTTCAG
- the adam15 gene encoding disintegrin and metalloproteinase domain-containing protein 15 isoform X1, producing the protein MKQLFPPLSLLLLISAGVAFTDARSLNPTHGPDTAGSVRWWSPPLERTRPFVLVGGQRRSLKEALQDGHPEHLQCGLEVRGEVLVLDLQKNRDLLPKAPNIFFYLPNGTGVSLTGDPVTHCYYHGNVRGFPSSRVAISTCSGLRGVIAVNASLSFEVQPQELRHNGEGGEASAGGGEYVGHHLIFSSGPVADEAVRGCGVTHERGDTRRHAGAHAQHRNKRDLLSETKYIELVLVADHQEFLNYQKNNKTIIYRMLDVANQVDWFYRPLKVRVALTGLEVWSDRDKIRVEKNPSATLNNFLLWRTRELLPRLSHDNAQLVMGSALDGTTVGMAAQASMCSRDRSGGVNVDHLVSVLGVASTVAHELGHNLGMSHDTRERRCHCTNQPRMGGCIMEPSTGFLPGQQFSSCSASDLSVSLLRGGGMCLFNVPPPERLLGGPRCGNLYVEPGEECDCGLLEECQDPCCNASTCRLHPGARCSADGVCCQDCELRAAGSVCREPIGECDLPEFCTGSSPFCPPNVYVQNGEPCEDGATYCYSGACASMRTQCQTLWGPNATAAPAVCFSSVNKQGNKYGNCGQLSNGSYATCAHKSVRHTECVCMYVCACIDLVLSALPSPLPTCGGTSVLCVLRCSDVQCGRIQCQGGLERPLLGTNTEILTTTVRFELHDLVCRGTFFHLGDDVSDPASVAQGTACGPDKACLDNKCQDVSVLGVDECRRKCNGHGVCNSNNNCHCRPGWAPPDCAYAGHGGSVDSGPARAAAESDPVLVALLVLFLFVVPALLLFLALRLPRVRRACLTLGDNKLFRKSSHNRTPATERSSERNVDQVRPLRFHVNAPETPPLKELLDRPAPPTKPLPPTPPLNPSPQRPAPPTKPLPPAPPTRGVQPLASQPAPPTKPLPPDPVPPSQASAPSKPAEPKKPLLLPPPTHLATASCTASANSRGGRRPPSRPTIPPRPERR; encoded by the exons tcgctgctgctgctgatcaGCGCTGGCGTTGCGTTCACGGACGCCAGGTCCTTGAACCCAACGCACGGCCCGGACACCGCAG GTAGTGTGCGATGGTGGAGCCCCCCGCTGGAGAGAACTCGACCCTTCGTGCTAGTGGGTGGGCAGAGGCGGAGCCTGAAGGAGGCACTGCAG GACGGTCACCCGGAGCATCTGCAGTGTGGCCTGGAGGTCAGAGGTGAGGTCCTCGTGTTGGACCTGCAGAAGAACCG CGACCTCCTGCCCAAAGCGCCAAACATTTTCTTCTACCTCCCCAACGGCACCGGAGTGTCCCTGACGGGCGACCCCGTG ACGCATTGTTATTACCATGGGAACGTAAGAGGATTCCCGAGCTCTCGAGTGGCAATCAGCACCTGCTCAGGACTCCG CGGCGTGATCGCCGTCAACGCCTCGCTGAGTTTTGAGGTTCAGCCGCAGGAGCTCCGCCACAATGGCGAAGGAGGCGAGGCCAGCGCAGGTGGAGGAGAATATGTGGGACACCACCTGATCTTTTCAAGTGGTCCTGTGGCGGACGAGGCGGTGAGGGGCTGCGGGGTGACGCACGAGCGTGGCGACACACGCCGGCACGCCGGCGCTCACGCTCAACACAGA AACAAGCGGGATCTCCTGTCCGAGACAAAATACATCGAGCTGGTTCTGGTGGCGGACCACCAGGAG TTCTTGAACTACCAGAAGAACAACAAGACCATCATCTACCGCATGCTGGATGTGGCCAATCAGGTGGACTGG ttctACCGCCCTCTGAAGGTGCGCGTGGCACTGACTGGTTTGGAGGTCTGGAGCGACCGGGACAAAATCCGCGTGGAGAAGAACCCGAGCGCCACACTCAACAACTTCCTGCTCTGGCGGACAAGGGAGCTCCTGCCACGCCTTAGTCACGACAACGCGCAGCTCGTCAT GGGCAGTGCCTTGGATGGCACCACAGTGGGCATGGCGGCGCAGGCGTCCATGTGCTCCAGAGACCGCTCGGGAGGCGTCAACGTG GACCACCTGGTCAGTGTTCTGGGCGTGGCGTCCACGGTGGCTCACGAGCTGGGACACAATCTGGGCATGAGCCACGACACCCGCGAGCGCCGATGCCACTGCACCAACCAGCCTCGCATGGGCGGCTGCATCATGGAACCCTCCACCGG GTTTCTGCCGGGTCAGCAGTTCAGCAGCTGCAGCGCGTCCGACCTGTCTGTCAGTCTGCTTCGGGGCGGCGGCATGTGTCTGTTCAACGTGCCGCCGCCCGAGCGCCTCCTGGGCGGGCCCCGCTGCGGCAACCTCTACGTGGAGCCCGGCGAGGAGTGCGACTGCGGCCTGCTCGAG GAGTGCCAGGACCCCTGCTGCAACGCGTCCACGTGTCGACTGCACCCCGGCGCCCGGTGCTCGGCCGACGGCGTCTGCTGCCAGGACTGCGAG CTGCGGGCGGCGGGGTCCGTGTGCCGGGAGCCCATCGGAGAGTGCGACCTACCCGAGTTCTGCACGGGCTCCTCCCCCTTCTGCCCGCCCAATGTCTATGTTCAGAACGGCGAGCCCTGTGAGGATGGCGCCACCTACTGCTACAGCGGCGCCTGCGCCAGCATGCGCACGCAGTGCCAGACGCTTTGGGGACCGA ACGCCACCGCTGCACCGGCTGTCTGCTTCTCGTCCGTCAACAAACAAGGAAATAAATACGGAAACTGCGGGCAGCTTAGCAACGGGTCGTATGCCACCTGCGCACACAAGTCAGTCAGAcacactgagtgtgtgtgtatgtatgtgtgtgcatgcatagaTCTTGTCTTGTCTGCTCTGCCATCCCCGCTGCCCACGTGTGGGGGCACGTCCGTACTTTGCGTGTTGCGTTGCAGTGACGTGCAGTGCGGCAGGATCCAGTGTCAGGGTGGCCTTGAGCGCCCCCTGCTGGGCACAAACACCGAGATCCTGACCACCACGGTGCGCTTCGAGCTCCACGACCTGGTGTGCCGCGGGACGTTTTTCCACCTGGGAGACGACGTGTCCGACCCCGCTTCCGTGGCGCAGGGCACCGCCTGCGGCCCCGACAAG GCCTGCTTGGACAACAAGTGTCAGGACGTGTCCGTCTTGGGCGTGGACGAGTGCCGCAGGAAATGCAACGGCCACGGC GTctgcaacagcaacaacaactgcCACTGCCGACCGGGATGGGCGCCGCCCGACTGCGCGTATGCCGGGCACGGGGGCAGCGTGGACAGCGGACCCGCACGCGCCGCCGCAG agTCGGATCCGGTCCTGGTGGCCCTGCTGGTGCTCTTCCTCTTTGTCGTGCCAGcacttctcctcttcctcgctCTTCGCCTCCCTCGTGTGCGTCGCGCGTGTTTGACTTTGGGAGACAACAAACTCTTTCGCAAATCCTCACATAACCG GACCCCGGCGACGGAGCGCAGTTCAGAGCGCAACGTGGATCAAGTCCGGCCGCTGAGGTTCCACGTCAACGCCCCCGAGACTCCGCCCCTCAAGGAG CTTCTTGACAGACCTGCTCCTCCCACTAAGCcactcccccccacccctccactaAACCCCTCGCCGCAG CGTCCGGCTCCGCCTACAAAGCCTCTTCCACCCGCCCCTCCCACCAGAGGTGTTCAG
- the adam15 gene encoding disintegrin and metalloproteinase domain-containing protein 15 isoform X5: MKQLFPPLSLLLLISAGVAFTDARSLNPTHGPDTAGSVRWWSPPLERTRPFVLVGGQRRSLKEALQDGHPEHLQCGLEVRGEVLVLDLQKNRDLLPKAPNIFFYLPNGTGVSLTGDPVTHCYYHGNVRGFPSSRVAISTCSGLRGVIAVNASLSFEVQPQELRHNGEGGEASAGGGEYVGHHLIFSSGPVADEAVRGCGVTHERGDTRRHAGAHAQHRNKRDLLSETKYIELVLVADHQEFLNYQKNNKTIIYRMLDVANQVDWFYRPLKVRVALTGLEVWSDRDKIRVEKNPSATLNNFLLWRTRELLPRLSHDNAQLVMGSALDGTTVGMAAQASMCSRDRSGGVNVDHLVSVLGVASTVAHELGHNLGMSHDTRERRCHCTNQPRMGGCIMEPSTGFLPGQQFSSCSASDLSVSLLRGGGMCLFNVPPPERLLGGPRCGNLYVEPGEECDCGLLEECQDPCCNASTCRLHPGARCSADGVCCQDCELRAAGSVCREPIGECDLPEFCTGSSPFCPPNVYVQNGEPCEDGATYCYSGACASMRTQCQTLWGPNATAAPAVCFSSVNKQGNKYGNCGQLSNGSYATCAHNDVQCGRIQCQGGLERPLLGTNTEILTTTVRFELHDLVCRGTFFHLGDDVSDPASVAQGTACGPDKACLDNKCQDVSVLGVDECRRKCNGHGVCNSNNNCHCRPGWAPPDCAYAGHGGSVDSGPARAAAESDPVLVALLVLFLFVVPALLLFLALRLPRVRRACLTLGDNKLFRKSSHNRTPATERSSERNVDQVRPLRFHVNAPETPPLKELLDRPAPPTKPLPPTPPLNPSPQRPAPPTKPLPPAPPTRGVQPLASQPAPPTKPLPPDPVPPSQASAPSKPAEPKKPLLLPPPTHLATASCTASANSRGGRRPPSRPTIPPRPERR; encoded by the exons tcgctgctgctgctgatcaGCGCTGGCGTTGCGTTCACGGACGCCAGGTCCTTGAACCCAACGCACGGCCCGGACACCGCAG GTAGTGTGCGATGGTGGAGCCCCCCGCTGGAGAGAACTCGACCCTTCGTGCTAGTGGGTGGGCAGAGGCGGAGCCTGAAGGAGGCACTGCAG GACGGTCACCCGGAGCATCTGCAGTGTGGCCTGGAGGTCAGAGGTGAGGTCCTCGTGTTGGACCTGCAGAAGAACCG CGACCTCCTGCCCAAAGCGCCAAACATTTTCTTCTACCTCCCCAACGGCACCGGAGTGTCCCTGACGGGCGACCCCGTG ACGCATTGTTATTACCATGGGAACGTAAGAGGATTCCCGAGCTCTCGAGTGGCAATCAGCACCTGCTCAGGACTCCG CGGCGTGATCGCCGTCAACGCCTCGCTGAGTTTTGAGGTTCAGCCGCAGGAGCTCCGCCACAATGGCGAAGGAGGCGAGGCCAGCGCAGGTGGAGGAGAATATGTGGGACACCACCTGATCTTTTCAAGTGGTCCTGTGGCGGACGAGGCGGTGAGGGGCTGCGGGGTGACGCACGAGCGTGGCGACACACGCCGGCACGCCGGCGCTCACGCTCAACACAGA AACAAGCGGGATCTCCTGTCCGAGACAAAATACATCGAGCTGGTTCTGGTGGCGGACCACCAGGAG TTCTTGAACTACCAGAAGAACAACAAGACCATCATCTACCGCATGCTGGATGTGGCCAATCAGGTGGACTGG ttctACCGCCCTCTGAAGGTGCGCGTGGCACTGACTGGTTTGGAGGTCTGGAGCGACCGGGACAAAATCCGCGTGGAGAAGAACCCGAGCGCCACACTCAACAACTTCCTGCTCTGGCGGACAAGGGAGCTCCTGCCACGCCTTAGTCACGACAACGCGCAGCTCGTCAT GGGCAGTGCCTTGGATGGCACCACAGTGGGCATGGCGGCGCAGGCGTCCATGTGCTCCAGAGACCGCTCGGGAGGCGTCAACGTG GACCACCTGGTCAGTGTTCTGGGCGTGGCGTCCACGGTGGCTCACGAGCTGGGACACAATCTGGGCATGAGCCACGACACCCGCGAGCGCCGATGCCACTGCACCAACCAGCCTCGCATGGGCGGCTGCATCATGGAACCCTCCACCGG GTTTCTGCCGGGTCAGCAGTTCAGCAGCTGCAGCGCGTCCGACCTGTCTGTCAGTCTGCTTCGGGGCGGCGGCATGTGTCTGTTCAACGTGCCGCCGCCCGAGCGCCTCCTGGGCGGGCCCCGCTGCGGCAACCTCTACGTGGAGCCCGGCGAGGAGTGCGACTGCGGCCTGCTCGAG GAGTGCCAGGACCCCTGCTGCAACGCGTCCACGTGTCGACTGCACCCCGGCGCCCGGTGCTCGGCCGACGGCGTCTGCTGCCAGGACTGCGAG CTGCGGGCGGCGGGGTCCGTGTGCCGGGAGCCCATCGGAGAGTGCGACCTACCCGAGTTCTGCACGGGCTCCTCCCCCTTCTGCCCGCCCAATGTCTATGTTCAGAACGGCGAGCCCTGTGAGGATGGCGCCACCTACTGCTACAGCGGCGCCTGCGCCAGCATGCGCACGCAGTGCCAGACGCTTTGGGGACCGA ACGCCACCGCTGCACCGGCTGTCTGCTTCTCGTCCGTCAACAAACAAGGAAATAAATACGGAAACTGCGGGCAGCTTAGCAACGGGTCGTATGCCACCTGCGCACACAA TGACGTGCAGTGCGGCAGGATCCAGTGTCAGGGTGGCCTTGAGCGCCCCCTGCTGGGCACAAACACCGAGATCCTGACCACCACGGTGCGCTTCGAGCTCCACGACCTGGTGTGCCGCGGGACGTTTTTCCACCTGGGAGACGACGTGTCCGACCCCGCTTCCGTGGCGCAGGGCACCGCCTGCGGCCCCGACAAG GCCTGCTTGGACAACAAGTGTCAGGACGTGTCCGTCTTGGGCGTGGACGAGTGCCGCAGGAAATGCAACGGCCACGGC GTctgcaacagcaacaacaactgcCACTGCCGACCGGGATGGGCGCCGCCCGACTGCGCGTATGCCGGGCACGGGGGCAGCGTGGACAGCGGACCCGCACGCGCCGCCGCAG agTCGGATCCGGTCCTGGTGGCCCTGCTGGTGCTCTTCCTCTTTGTCGTGCCAGcacttctcctcttcctcgctCTTCGCCTCCCTCGTGTGCGTCGCGCGTGTTTGACTTTGGGAGACAACAAACTCTTTCGCAAATCCTCACATAACCG GACCCCGGCGACGGAGCGCAGTTCAGAGCGCAACGTGGATCAAGTCCGGCCGCTGAGGTTCCACGTCAACGCCCCCGAGACTCCGCCCCTCAAGGAG CTTCTTGACAGACCTGCTCCTCCCACTAAGCcactcccccccacccctccactaAACCCCTCGCCGCAG CGTCCGGCTCCGCCTACAAAGCCTCTTCCACCCGCCCCTCCCACCAGAGGTGTTCAG
- the adam15 gene encoding disintegrin and metalloproteinase domain-containing protein 15 isoform X2 codes for MKQLFPPLSLLLLISAGVAFTDARSLNPTHGPDTAGSVRWWSPPLERTRPFVLVGGQRRSLKEALQDGHPEHLQCGLEVRGEVLVLDLQKNRDLLPKAPNIFFYLPNGTGVSLTGDPVTHCYYHGNVRGFPSSRVAISTCSGLRGVIAVNASLSFEVQPQELRHNGEGGEASAGGGEYVGHHLIFSSGPVADEAVRGCGVTHERGDTRRHAGAHAQHRNKRDLLSETKYIELVLVADHQEFLNYQKNNKTIIYRMLDVANQVDWFYRPLKVRVALTGLEVWSDRDKIRVEKNPSATLNNFLLWRTRELLPRLSHDNAQLVMGSALDGTTVGMAAQASMCSRDRSGGVNVDHLVSVLGVASTVAHELGHNLGMSHDTRERRCHCTNQPRMGGCIMEPSTGFLPGQQFSSCSASDLSVSLLRGGGMCLFNVPPPERLLGGPRCGNLYVEPGEECDCGLLEECQDPCCNASTCRLHPGARCSADGVCCQDCELRAAGSVCREPIGECDLPEFCTGSSPFCPPNVYVQNGEPCEDGATYCYSGACASMRTQCQTLWGPNATAAPAVCFSSVNKQGNKYGNCGQLSNGSYATCAHKSVRHTECVCMYVCACIDLVLSALPSPLPTCGGTSVLCVLRCSDVQCGRIQCQGGLERPLLGTNTEILTTTVRFELHDLVCRGTFFHLGDDVSDPASVAQGTACGPDKACLDNKCQDVSVLGVDECRRKCNGHGVCNSNNNCHCRPGWAPPDCAYAGHGGSVDSGPARAAAESDPVLVALLVLFLFVVPALLLFLALRLPRVRRACLTLGDNKLFRKSSHNRTPATERSSERNVDQVRPLRFHVNAPETPPLKELLDRPAPPTKPLPPTPPLNPSPQPLASQPAPPTKPLPPDPVPPSQASAPSKPAEPKKPLLLPPPTHLATASCTASANSRGGRRPPSRPTIPPRPERR; via the exons tcgctgctgctgctgatcaGCGCTGGCGTTGCGTTCACGGACGCCAGGTCCTTGAACCCAACGCACGGCCCGGACACCGCAG GTAGTGTGCGATGGTGGAGCCCCCCGCTGGAGAGAACTCGACCCTTCGTGCTAGTGGGTGGGCAGAGGCGGAGCCTGAAGGAGGCACTGCAG GACGGTCACCCGGAGCATCTGCAGTGTGGCCTGGAGGTCAGAGGTGAGGTCCTCGTGTTGGACCTGCAGAAGAACCG CGACCTCCTGCCCAAAGCGCCAAACATTTTCTTCTACCTCCCCAACGGCACCGGAGTGTCCCTGACGGGCGACCCCGTG ACGCATTGTTATTACCATGGGAACGTAAGAGGATTCCCGAGCTCTCGAGTGGCAATCAGCACCTGCTCAGGACTCCG CGGCGTGATCGCCGTCAACGCCTCGCTGAGTTTTGAGGTTCAGCCGCAGGAGCTCCGCCACAATGGCGAAGGAGGCGAGGCCAGCGCAGGTGGAGGAGAATATGTGGGACACCACCTGATCTTTTCAAGTGGTCCTGTGGCGGACGAGGCGGTGAGGGGCTGCGGGGTGACGCACGAGCGTGGCGACACACGCCGGCACGCCGGCGCTCACGCTCAACACAGA AACAAGCGGGATCTCCTGTCCGAGACAAAATACATCGAGCTGGTTCTGGTGGCGGACCACCAGGAG TTCTTGAACTACCAGAAGAACAACAAGACCATCATCTACCGCATGCTGGATGTGGCCAATCAGGTGGACTGG ttctACCGCCCTCTGAAGGTGCGCGTGGCACTGACTGGTTTGGAGGTCTGGAGCGACCGGGACAAAATCCGCGTGGAGAAGAACCCGAGCGCCACACTCAACAACTTCCTGCTCTGGCGGACAAGGGAGCTCCTGCCACGCCTTAGTCACGACAACGCGCAGCTCGTCAT GGGCAGTGCCTTGGATGGCACCACAGTGGGCATGGCGGCGCAGGCGTCCATGTGCTCCAGAGACCGCTCGGGAGGCGTCAACGTG GACCACCTGGTCAGTGTTCTGGGCGTGGCGTCCACGGTGGCTCACGAGCTGGGACACAATCTGGGCATGAGCCACGACACCCGCGAGCGCCGATGCCACTGCACCAACCAGCCTCGCATGGGCGGCTGCATCATGGAACCCTCCACCGG GTTTCTGCCGGGTCAGCAGTTCAGCAGCTGCAGCGCGTCCGACCTGTCTGTCAGTCTGCTTCGGGGCGGCGGCATGTGTCTGTTCAACGTGCCGCCGCCCGAGCGCCTCCTGGGCGGGCCCCGCTGCGGCAACCTCTACGTGGAGCCCGGCGAGGAGTGCGACTGCGGCCTGCTCGAG GAGTGCCAGGACCCCTGCTGCAACGCGTCCACGTGTCGACTGCACCCCGGCGCCCGGTGCTCGGCCGACGGCGTCTGCTGCCAGGACTGCGAG CTGCGGGCGGCGGGGTCCGTGTGCCGGGAGCCCATCGGAGAGTGCGACCTACCCGAGTTCTGCACGGGCTCCTCCCCCTTCTGCCCGCCCAATGTCTATGTTCAGAACGGCGAGCCCTGTGAGGATGGCGCCACCTACTGCTACAGCGGCGCCTGCGCCAGCATGCGCACGCAGTGCCAGACGCTTTGGGGACCGA ACGCCACCGCTGCACCGGCTGTCTGCTTCTCGTCCGTCAACAAACAAGGAAATAAATACGGAAACTGCGGGCAGCTTAGCAACGGGTCGTATGCCACCTGCGCACACAAGTCAGTCAGAcacactgagtgtgtgtgtatgtatgtgtgtgcatgcatagaTCTTGTCTTGTCTGCTCTGCCATCCCCGCTGCCCACGTGTGGGGGCACGTCCGTACTTTGCGTGTTGCGTTGCAGTGACGTGCAGTGCGGCAGGATCCAGTGTCAGGGTGGCCTTGAGCGCCCCCTGCTGGGCACAAACACCGAGATCCTGACCACCACGGTGCGCTTCGAGCTCCACGACCTGGTGTGCCGCGGGACGTTTTTCCACCTGGGAGACGACGTGTCCGACCCCGCTTCCGTGGCGCAGGGCACCGCCTGCGGCCCCGACAAG GCCTGCTTGGACAACAAGTGTCAGGACGTGTCCGTCTTGGGCGTGGACGAGTGCCGCAGGAAATGCAACGGCCACGGC GTctgcaacagcaacaacaactgcCACTGCCGACCGGGATGGGCGCCGCCCGACTGCGCGTATGCCGGGCACGGGGGCAGCGTGGACAGCGGACCCGCACGCGCCGCCGCAG agTCGGATCCGGTCCTGGTGGCCCTGCTGGTGCTCTTCCTCTTTGTCGTGCCAGcacttctcctcttcctcgctCTTCGCCTCCCTCGTGTGCGTCGCGCGTGTTTGACTTTGGGAGACAACAAACTCTTTCGCAAATCCTCACATAACCG GACCCCGGCGACGGAGCGCAGTTCAGAGCGCAACGTGGATCAAGTCCGGCCGCTGAGGTTCCACGTCAACGCCCCCGAGACTCCGCCCCTCAAGGAG CTTCTTGACAGACCTGCTCCTCCCACTAAGCcactcccccccacccctccactaAACCCCTCGCCGCAG